One genomic window of Ziziphus jujuba cultivar Dongzao chromosome 4, ASM3175591v1 includes the following:
- the LOC107416165 gene encoding putative F-box/FBD/LRR-repeat protein At5g62970 — protein MSVLCKRLRDLAISNNSVLYITSRPRFSKFLDNYLKFHYNNLEIIQRFKLHIKYYGAVGETDRINGWLRTILNRCKFIKEMDICIKHNYCLNGRDLLNSKSLTVLKLEYVKLKALCPVSLPSLKAAFFTNVHMYDNHTLQNLLLGCRLIEDLILDRCLVPNNIDMVSDSNLKSFEIRNQFLLFKDLKEGFLLRNSHIENLRLDSCRLLQSLNIQCQMLKVLVLCGCGDEYKDEAINIDTPNLVSFTIEGWKTLPSNFSITAPNLSEASIKLVESNNYDINWFVGLLYFLRNFKDFKGRLNLEAQEREALLIPRQLRSIIDVCPLPNLKHLNIRAPCWTSNPEWREVLLFLSSPSLETLSVDGNLVSYLDFAMTS, from the exons ATGAGTGTTCTTTGCAAGCGTTTGAGAGACCTAGCGATTTCCAATAATTCAGTATTATACATAACAAGTCGACCCAGATTCTCAAAGTTCCTAGACAACTATTTGAAATTCCACTACAACAACTTAGAGATTATTCAAAGATTTAAGCTTCACATCAAATACTATGGAGCTGTTGGTGAGACGGATAGGATAAACGGCTGGCTAAGAACTATTCTCAATCGGTGCAAGTTTATCAAGGAGATGGATATCTGCATCAAACATAATTACTGCTTGAACGGCCGTGATTTGCTTAATTCGAAATCCTTAACTGTTTTGAAGCTTGAATATGTGAAATTGAAAGCTCTTTGCCCTGTTTCTCTTCCATCCTTAAAAGCTGCCTTTTTCACGAATGTCCATATGTATGATAATCATACGCTTCAAAATCTACTTCTGGGTTGTCGTTTAATCGAAGATTTGATTCTTGATCGTTGTTTGGTTCCCAATAATATTGATATGGTTTCGGATTCCAATCTCAAGTCCTTTGAAATCCGTAACCAATTCTTGCtttttaaggatttgaaggaGGGGTTTCTTTTGAGAAATTCCCATATTGAGAATTTGAGATTGGACTCTTGTAGATTATTACAAAGTTTGAACATTCAGTGTCAGATGCTAAAAGTCTTGGTTTTGTGTGGTTGCGGGGATGAATACAAGGATGAGGCCATTAACATTGACACTCCAAATTTGGTTTCCTTCACTATTGAAGGTTGGAAAACTTTGCCCTCCAACTTTTCGATAACAGCTCCCAATCTGTCTGAAGCCAGTATCAAACTTGTTGAATCCAATAACTATGACATCAACTGGTTTGTAGGTCTGTTATATTTTCTTCGAAATTTCAAGGACTTTAAGGGTAGATTAAACCTGGAAGCTCAAGAACGG GAGGCTCTATTAATCCCAAGACAGTTGAGAAGTATAATTGATGTCTGTCCTTTGCCAAATCTAAAGCATCTAAACATACGAGCGCCTTGTTGGACAAGTAATCCAGAGTGGAGGGAAGTACTGCTTTTCTTGTCGTCACCATCTCTAGAGACTTTATCAGTAGATGGAAACTTAGTTTCATACTTGGATTTTGCAATGACTAGCTAG
- the LOC112491348 gene encoding FBD-associated F-box protein At1g66320, whose product MATKRIKYYHQEEEDRLSELPDSIIYQIFSLLPTYILVRMSVLSKRWRHLWLSDSTLYVDDSVPLCIRFRRRHKLLNFVDKYLKHHNNHMLQRFKLVMHYYGSDQRIDSWLEKIIKQNKSIKEIDVCLTSGYRNKDYCLTENILNSRSLTVLKLENMILVALFPVELPSLKAAFFNNVSILDDKTLANLLLGCSSIEKLLLSHCRFTKGIVFSNSNIKSLEIYQCNGLRAGRIQVEAVNLESFVYKGSLMSIYSEAHKYRDQGIDISACGRLRNLCVSNTVLDDQWLISLFSKHVELERLKLDNCSGLKHINIKSEKLKVFILCGYGKETNKVESTTINAPNLVSFMFEGYRTISNFSMKAPNLIEPRIKLVRNSTFYDTDWYVNLIKFLQYFDGSNSRLSLEVMAEEALLIPEILKEVCHQPLPTLKLLKRIDLKELDISFKPNCDEYYCLPQSVYKAISLTHLKLENLNNSIEAPCSTPNLAYFRYEVDERSKCSLNSPNISEAKMNLWNHMFICDAYWYSDPVLFLFHLYFLKKLSLIVFLEEAFIIPKNVRNWIRSSTLPGLKHLEVDINDSMGSNYSELIETVFWCAPTLETFALIK is encoded by the exons ATGGCTACCAAAAGAATCAAATACTACcaccaagaagaagaagaccgaTTATCAGAATTACCAGATTCTATAATCTATCAAATATTCTCGTTACTTCCCACATACATTCTTGTCCGAATGAGTGTTCTTTCCAAGCGCTGGAGACACCTCTGGCTTTCAGATTCCACATTATATGTCGACGACTCTGTACCTCTGTGTATTCGATTTCGACGGAGACACAAATTACTGAACTTCGTAGACAAGTATCTGAAGCACCACAACAATCACATGCTACAAAGATTTAAGCTTGTCATGCATTACTATGGATCAGATCAACGGATAGATTCTTGgcttgaaaaaattataaaacagaaCAAGTCCATCAAAGAGATCGATGTCTGTCTCACATCGGGTTATAGAAACAAAGACTACTGCTTAACAGAAAACATTCTCAATTCGAGATCATTAACAGTTTTGAAGCTCGAAAATATGATATTGGTAGCCCTATTCCCTGTGGAACTTCCTTCATTGAAAGCTGCCTTTTTTAACAATGTCTCAATATTAGATGATAAGACACTAGCTAATCTACTTTTGGGTTGCTCTTCCATTGAGAAATTGCTTCTTTCTCATTGTCGTTTCACAAAGGGAATTGTGTTTTCGAATTCGAATATAAAGTCCTTGGAAATCTATCAATGTAATGGTTTACGTGCAGGAAGAATTCAAGTTGAAGCTGTGAATCTCGAGTCTTTTGTATATAAGGGAAGTTTAATGTCTATATATTCCGAAGCTCATAAGTATAGAGACCAAGGTATTGATATCTCTGCTTGTGGAAGACTAAGAAATTTGTGTGTATCGAACACAGTGCTCGATGATCAATGGTTGATAAGCTTGTTCTCGAAACATGTTGAGCTTGAGAGATTGAAGTTGGACAACTGCTCTGGTTTGaaacatataaatatcaaaagtgAGAAGCTGAAAGTGTTTATTTTGTGTGGTTATGGAAAAGAAACTAACAAGGTTGAGTCCACAACTATAAATGCACCAAATTTAGTTTCCTTCATGTTTGAAGGTTATCGTACTATTTCCAACTTTTCAATGAAGGCTCCGAATCTGATTGAACCAAGAATCAAACTTGTTAGGAATTCTACATTCTATGATACAGATTGGTATGTAAATCTGATCAAGTTTCTTCAATATTTTGATGGATCCAACAGTCGACTAAGCCTGGAAGTTATGGCAGAG GAGGCTCTATTAATTCCAGAGATATTGAAAGAAGTTTGTCATCAACCCCTGCCTACTCTGAAGCTTCTAAAG AGAATTGATCTGAAGGAGTTGGATATCTCTTTCAAACCAAATTGCGACGAATACTATTGCTTACCTCAGTCTGTCTATAAAGCAATATCCTTAACTCACCTTAAGTTGGAAA ATCTCAATAATAGCATTGAGGCCCCATGTAGTACACCAAATTTAGCTTATTTTAGATATGAAGTTGATGAACGTTCGAAGTGTTCGTTGAACTCTCCCAATATTTCGGAAGCAAAGATGAATCTTTGGAACCACATGTTTATCTGTGATGCATATTGGTATTCTGATCCAGTACTGTTTCTTTTTCACCTGTATTTCTTGAAGAAATTGAGCCTGATTGTCTTCTTGGAAGAG GCTTTCATTATACCAAAAAATGTGAGGAATTGGATCCGAAGTTCGACTTTGCCTGGTTTGAAGCATCTGGAGGTAGATATAAATGATTCAATGGGAAGCAATTATTCAGAATTGATTGAAACTGTGTTTTGGTGTGCACCTACTCTGGAGACCTTTGCATTAATAAAGTAA
- the LOC107404709 gene encoding serine/threonine-protein kinase PCRK1 → MKCFSFSIGDKKDEQKTNQSTLTDGEMKRSGSELNSQNISDASTESLRRNSYPSFSQRPSNLKIFTVPELKSATKNFSRSAMLGEGGFGCVYKGLIKSSEDPSGKLEVVVKKLSKRGLQGHKEWVTEVNVLGVVEHPNLVKLVGYCAEDDERGIQRLLIYEYMPNGSVEDHISSQCEIPLPWNMRLKIAQDAARGLAYLHEGMDFQIIFRDFKSSNILLDDQWNVKLSDFGMARLGPTEGLTHVSTAVVGTMGYAAPEYLQTGRLTYKNDVWSYGVFLYELITGRRPIDKSRPKSEQKLLDWVRPHLSDSKKFRLIIDPRLEGKYPLKSVQKLPMLAK, encoded by the exons ATGAAGTGCTTTTCATTCTCCATTGGAGACAAAAAGGATGAACAGAAGACGAATCAATCAACACTTACAGATGGTGAAATGAAGAGATCTGGTTCcgaattaaattcccaaaatattTCTGATGCCAGCACTGAGTCTTTGAGGCGGAACTCATACCCTAGTTTCTCTCAAAGACCCAGCAATCTGAAAATATTTACAGTTCCTGAGCTGAAGTCAGCCACAAAGAACTTTAGCCGCTCTGCGATGTTAGGAGAGGGTGGTTTTGGGTGTGTCTATAAGGGATTGATAAAGAGCTCAGAAGATCCTTCAGGAAAACTTGAAGTTGTAGTGAAGAAGCTCAGTAAAAGAGGATTGCAG GGGCACAAGGAATGGGTTACCGAAGTAAATGTCCTTGGGGTGGTTGAGCATCCTAACCTTGTTAAATTGGTGGGCTACTGTGCTGAAGATGATGAAAGGGGAATCCAAAGGCTtcttatatatgaatatatgcctAATGGAAGTGTAGAGGACCATATATCCTCTCAATGTGAGATACCTCTTCCATGGAACATGAGATTGAAAATAGCTCAAGATGCTGCTCGTGGCTTAGCATATCTACATGAAGGGATGGACTTCCag ATCATCTTCCGGGATTTCAAATCTTCAAATATCCTTCTAGATGACCAGTGGAATGTGAAGCTATCAGACTTTGGAATGGCTAGGTTGGGCCCAACAGAAGGATTAACTCACGTCTCCACTGCG GTTGTTGGGACAATGGGATATGCAGCACCTGAATATCTCCAAACCGGACGTCTTACTTACAAGAATGATGTGTGGAGCTATGGAGTCTTTCTCTATGAACTTATAACAGGTAGGCGTCCTATAGATAAAAGCCGGCCTAAGAGTGAGCAGAAGCTTTTAGATTGGGTGAGGCCACACTTATCAGACTCAAAGAAGTTCAGACTAATAATAGACCCTAGGCTCGAAGGGAAATACCCTCTCAAGTCAGTCCAAAAGCTTCCTATGCTTGCAAAATAG